The window CCTTTCTAGTTCtcttattattagttctatGGTTTCACATCTTACCTATCTACTACTACCTAGTACATCAATAGCAAAGGGTAGACGGATACGCTTGAGCGTAGATTACTTacttgttttatactatggtaTTGTGAGTCCATGGTATCCAATGTTACTTTATTATGCTAGTTTATAGCGATATGAACGgtgaattttatattattattattattatattgaattttaacttaatttttttgacacCAGTACCCTAGCCTAGCATTATGCCTGAATAGAGATATCTTTTTATTGCAGCTTCTGATATATCCGATATTCGTAGCTTTCGCTTGGATAACTTTAATTAGATAGATAACGCACCTCCACTACATTTATAATCTGAAATTTACAGCTCATgagttttaactgtaatgctgtaatttcaaataaataaataatatatccgTGGCCTAGGTACCTATTTTTGAAGGAAGACAAAGATAAAAGACAAAATAAGGTTATTTCTTGTGTTTATTCACTTATTGACTTAgctttacattataaattaacaCAGATATCGTAAAACAACAGCTCTTTGACTAGAATTACCGATGATATTTTATATCTACGCCAAACATTTATCATTACATAacgatattaaaatatttcaccAACATACATTATATTCGCTATTTAGTTCTACTTTACAGATAAAATATACTTTCTGTCGCATATTAAAATATTGACATTGAGATTTCGCCACCATCCTTCGAAATTGTGAACGTTACAAAGTAATAAAGTTTCACTTCGATGGATCTAACATTTTCAATATACTCCAAAATACGTATTCTCCAACAAGTTTGCTAGATAAATCTATTTGAAGGCATGAGCAAAGTGACAAAGTAGTACCCGTACGTGAAGAGAAGCGAGTCTAACATATATAATCAACTTACGTGGCGAGATGGACGGCGCGGCGAGTAAGCGCGGCAAAGCctacacagacatacatacgaCACGATCTTCTGAGTACTTTAAATACACCAGATTCCAAAACACGaaagagacaaaaataaattcaataatcTCATTAAATCTAAACCTAtggaatatttcaaaaataaaatctttagaAATACACACTAAAGTAATACTTCAGTAGTAAAGCTAACGATATGGAGGAACCCTGTAGAAGAAATCATTACCGCTACGAtacgatacctaataaatagtCATAGGAAACTTGCATATTTGGTCACAGTTTGGTCGGGAGGGTCGAGAAGAGACGGTCCGGTAAAAGCGACTAAAAACAATATCTTTAAACACCGAAGCATGACTCAAGTTATTGTCTTTATACGCACATCTATAATATCCTATTTAAGTTAATACCCATTTATAAAGCGTCGTGAGTGTTGACGTGCGGCTGGTGCTGAGGCCAGGATAGCAGCAGCTGCTCGTCGGCCGGGCGGTCTAGGTTGCCGTTTTCGGAGAGCGCGGGCGAGCAGCCGGCGCCGCCCAGCAGCGCGCCGCTCGAGCGCGACTGCTGCCGGCACAGCGGCCGTCGCGTCGGCGACTCGCTCTCGTCGGACATCGCCCGCGTTACCGTGATACGCGGCGAGCGCTTCCGGCGCCGTTCGCGCGCTACACTCTCCTCTAGCCCCAGAGCCCGCCCCAACACCACGTGCGGCGGCGCCCGGATTATGGGAATCGCCGACACACGCGGCCGCGACAGCTCCTCGTTCTGAGAATCCTGGAGCATGTTGCACGATGCCGCGCGCTGAGCCGGCCGCTCCGACCCACGCGCTCCCATGGCCGCTGCGTCGGACAGCCGCCTCGTCGTCGGTGGCCGGATGCACCCCGACCCGGCCGAAAGCGACGGCCGCCGCGACCCACACGCGCTCGGGGTTCTCGCTTGAATCTCTTGTGTAACTTCGCTTTTCGTCATTCTTTTCCGTCGGTAATTTCGAAGAGAATCTCGGAGCGGTCGACTAAGTATACCGTATAAAATGCTGTTGACCGGTGGGGCCGCCGCGAGCAGTGCCGCAGAGATAGCGGCTACTGGCTGCGGCGGTATAGCAATAGCTGGCCATATAAGAACACAGTAGTACGGGAAGTACAGTATAGCTAAAGAGCCGAGAGGTTGCAGGATCGCGGAGAGCGCTCGGCGTCGCGGCGGTGGGGGGGTCGAGAAGGGATTGCGCTGATGTGTGACGGTCACTTGCGCTGAGAGCGTAACTTCGTATATGGCCGCTGCGATCCTGTGTCGATGATATCGCGCTATGCGAAGGATTTTTAGGCTGCAGAGAATGACAAGTAAGACCGGCAGTATTAGAGTTAGTATAGCGTATACGAGGCAGAAGCTCAAGGCGGCGGGGCCGGCGCCGCAGTCAGGCGCGCAGCCGCCGAAGCCCCTGTTAAACACCAGCGGGGGCTGCGCCGTGGCCAGCGGGGCCAGCAGTGCCGCCATGGCCACCCAGCCGCTTGCGACGCTTATTAGCACCTGAAACAATTATTGGTATTAACGAGTCAATACCTAAGTAGCAATTTACCATCTTGAATCATCAATGAATTTATTTTGATCTGACCTAAGAGATTTGGGTTGttaaaagtaagtacagtaaaaaaatcaaagtgaACTTTTATTGTAGTACGTTAATTAatcgattcagtataagtttaTAATTGTGCTTGGAAGAATGTCggagtacctaattaaaattagTTCGCTTTTGAAATAGCCAACTCAGTGACCTACTTTGTGAGCTATGACAGCAGCAACTGGCAAATTGAACTATGCGCCTCGTTCCGTATTATTCTATTCATGTCCAAATCGTTAGCCATGACTTGTTGGATTATATCTTTTACCTTTCTTTGAAGAATAACTTAGTTACTTTTATTGGTGTTACCTACCACCGACAGTCGTTTAATTTAGtgtaaaaaattgtaataaaaggGCAGGCGCATAACAGTTCCTAAAGTAAACCAAAGCTGTTGTTAGctgaaagctgtatttttttaaattatgtaactGCCAAGGGTcagacaaaaagtgcggatgacgtaaaaattacgtaatcttgcacacaagacgatttttttatttaaaagtttccgtgtgacatgtagtaacaaagtagcattaatgaagtaacaaaataatcgtaaataaatcaatggaattcagtgaataaaataaattccatatcgtttaataaagaggttgataaatgataagtgataattgtttatgaaaatcaaaaatactatttgaaatcatcctataagtggtttgacgtatcggcactttttgtccgacccctggtaaCTACTAAGAACAACCAGAGTGCCACTGAACTACGAGTATGtcaaaagggtttttttttatttgactggatggcaaacgagcaaatgtgtcttctgatgataagagatcaccaccgcccatgaaaatctgcaacaccaggtgttGGGAGGTGCGTCTTTTTGTTTccctaataatataataaaaatcactgattctaataaaatagaattttatttctttgataGCACAATTACACGTTTCCATAGATGAACGGAGAGAGAGTTAGAGCGTGAATGAATGACTTTACACCATGGATGCGGAAATGAATGAATGGGTAAAAAGGACAACTTGCTTATATTTGCTTGGTGTTgccaacaccaggggtattgcagacgcgttgccaacctagaggcctaagatgggatacctcgcgtgccagtcatttcaccggctgtcttactcttgaTATTTGTCAAAAAAGATTACAGCTCACTGGTACAGACTGTAAAAACAAACAGTGGCGACATTGGTTCTTGAAGGAAATACAAATGATGACATAGCTATCTATTTCTCTTTTTAGTAGTTCTATGGCGTGATGAGCAGGCTTCATCCAGTTCATTGCTGCAGCTCCACTGACGAAGCTGTTTTTAGGCCTGTGCCTTCTTAGCAGAAACGACCGCAGCGTAATGAAAAGGTGCAGCGATAGCAGCGGCGCGATCGGCGTGCTGCAAGTCATACACAGTCCACAGCTACAGCACAATAAAGAAGCTGTTCTAAGGTCACTGACCTTCTTGGCAGACACGATCGCAGCGTAATGCAACGGCGCAGCGATTGCAGCGGCGCGGTCGGCGTGCAGGCCACACACAGTCCACAGCTGCAGCGGGTGCAGCGCGTGCAGCAAAGCGCTGCAAGCGCAGGCGCCACTGCCGCCGCAAAGTGCCGCACCACTCGCCATCAAACCCACGACGCCCAGATGAAGAAGCAGCACTGATGATGCTGTAGCTGGCTAGAAAAAAAGGTAAAGATACACCGCGTtaattttgatttccgttaactataACAGAACGGTTTTCTATTGGATggcattaaattatttgtaatattacggttacgcataattgcttttagccgaattagcgatgtgcgtactcatcattacgcatatttttttacgcataaaattataaagcaGATTAGAAGACTAACCTCaaatagcataaatacaaaaagtcataataataaatttgcatcatTACAAAGTGCATCACCACAGTCATGAGCCTGATGCACTACGAGAAAAGGTTAGTTttgtgttaatatatatttaggaacTAAGGCGAGGTCGACGGAGGTCCACCAAGCGGACCTCCTATTTCTACGTTGCttgggcgcttcgcgcctggatatcatactaacctaacct of the Choristoneura fumiferana chromosome 17, NRCan_CFum_1, whole genome shotgun sequence genome contains:
- the LOC141437335 gene encoding uncharacterized protein → MNETDTRSEEAVAMALSVAVTVISAIGLLLNAYILFVIVITKQPATASSVLLLHLGVVGLMASGAALCGGSGACACSALLHALHPLQLWTVCGLHADRAAAIAAPLHYAAIVSAKKVLISVASGWVAMAALLAPLATAQPPLVFNRGFGGCAPDCGAGPAALSFCLVYAILTLILPVLLVILCSLKILRIARYHRHRIAAAIYEVTLSAQVTVTHQRNPFSTPPPPRRRALSAILQPLGSLAILYFPYYCVLIWPAIAIPPQPVAAISAALLAAAPPVNSILYGILSRPLRDSLRNYRRKRMTKSEVTQEIQARTPSACGSRRPSLSAGSGCIRPPTTRRLSDAAAMGARGSERPAQRAASCNMLQDSQNEELSRPRVSAIPIIRAPPHVVLGRALGLEESVARERRRKRSPRITVTRAMSDESESPTRRPLCRQQSRSSGALLGGAGCSPALSENGNLDRPADEQLLLSWPQHQPHVNTHDAL